A window of Apium graveolens cultivar Ventura chromosome 8, ASM990537v1, whole genome shotgun sequence contains these coding sequences:
- the LOC141680286 gene encoding replication protein A 70 kDa DNA-binding subunit B-like, with amino-acid sequence MFNLDVIGVIEDFEPLTKLDTKFGMRDIVKFRICDSSNQYKVSVWGDLVVLANNIYTKELQSPVIAIITSIKVTTFMNTVQIGTFPSSKLYLNLDDESVTDMRMKLKEEGYLSKREKYLKAAKSEFKRIYTTFSVVKVDEDVAWWFYSCNKCQQEVERLDRRFRCNNCPHIIPVAPKRFRIMVLAEDDTFSCNIMLMDRAARRIVGTSAAKAYNDFEKAPEEGLPQVLKDLVGKKVTVISQLNKANVTEDSTIFDANDIFDTTMRSPSPSKSAHIS; translated from the exons ATGTTTAATTTAGATGTAATTGGAGTTATTGAGGATTTTGAACCTCTAACGAAACTTGACACAAAATTTGGCATGCGAGACATTGTCAAATTCAGGATTTGTGATTCCAG TAATCAGTATAAAGTCAGTGTTTGGGGAGATCTTGTTGTGTTGGCCAATAACATTTATACTAAGGAACTCCAGTCTCCAGTCATTGCAATAATAACAAGCATAAAAGTTACAACTTTCATGA ATACTGTGCAGATTGGTACTTTTCCATCTTCAAAATTGTACCTCAACCTAGATGATGAATCTGTGACTGATATGAGGATGAA GTTGAAGGAGGAGGGATATTTGTCAAAGAGAGAAAAATATCTTAAGGCGGCAAAATCTGAATTT AAAAGGATATACACCACATTCTCAGTTGTTAAGGTGGATGAGGATGTAGCATGGTGGTTTTACAGTTGTAACAAATGTCAACAAGAGGTTGAGCGGCTTGACAGGAGATTTCGATGTAATAATTGCCCTCACATAATTCCTGTTGCCCCTAAAAG GTTTCGTATCATGGTCCTTGCCGAAGATGATACATTTTCATGTAATATTATGCTCATGGACCGAGCTGCTAGAAGGATTGTTGGCACAAGTGCAGCAAAAGCGTATAATGATTTTGAGAAG GCTCCTGAAGAAGGCCTTCCTCAGGTACTTAAAGATTTGGTTGGAAAGAAAGTCACTGTCATTAGTCAGTTGAACAAAGCAAATGTAACCGAGGATAGTACCATATTTGATGCAAATGACATATTTGACACGACTATGCGGAGTCCAAGTCCATCTAAATCTGCACATATATCATAA